In Planctomycetota bacterium, a genomic segment contains:
- a CDS encoding uroporphyrinogen decarboxylase family protein: MTSRERYRAVTHYQPSDRLFRHEMRAFPETVKRWQREGLPPDDDYARIVGYDRFETAPVNVGLAYHWNYETLELTDDYEVYRDSREGAIKKKFRRAAEPNMPQYIEFPLKDRETWRRDFLPRLNPDSPNRISMHWASLVKQYAVRDFPLGVSAGSLFGWIRDWMGVENIAVALYDDPAFVQEMMDHLADLTVAVLERVVGDVQFDFAIMWEDMAYKTASLISPRHVRQMMLPNYRRITDLLHRAGIDVVMLDSDGNVEELIPLWLEAGINYIYPMEVAAGMDVVALRKKFGRDLIIGGGMDKRVLAWGDRAAIDAMIDAKRDLLLEGGYVPGCDHALPPDISWVNFLYYRERLASIA, from the coding sequence ATGACCAGCCGCGAACGCTACCGCGCCGTGACGCACTACCAGCCGTCCGACCGCCTGTTCCGCCACGAGATGCGGGCCTTCCCCGAAACGGTGAAACGCTGGCAACGCGAGGGCCTGCCCCCCGACGACGACTACGCCCGCATTGTGGGCTACGACCGCTTCGAGACCGCGCCCGTCAACGTCGGCCTCGCCTACCACTGGAACTACGAGACCCTCGAGCTGACCGACGACTACGAGGTCTACCGCGACAGCCGCGAGGGGGCGATCAAGAAGAAGTTCCGCCGCGCCGCCGAGCCCAACATGCCCCAGTACATCGAGTTCCCCCTCAAGGACCGCGAGACGTGGCGCCGCGACTTCCTGCCGCGCCTGAACCCCGACAGCCCGAACCGCATCTCGATGCACTGGGCGTCGCTCGTCAAGCAGTACGCCGTGCGCGACTTCCCGCTCGGCGTCTCCGCCGGCAGCCTCTTCGGCTGGATCCGCGACTGGATGGGCGTCGAGAACATCGCCGTCGCCCTCTATGACGACCCCGCCTTCGTGCAGGAGATGATGGACCACCTCGCCGACCTCACCGTGGCCGTGCTCGAGCGCGTCGTGGGCGACGTCCAGTTCGACTTCGCGATCATGTGGGAAGACATGGCCTACAAGACGGCCTCGCTCATCTCGCCGCGCCACGTCCGCCAGATGATGCTGCCCAACTACCGCCGCATCACCGACCTGTTGCACCGCGCCGGCATTGATGTCGTGATGCTCGACAGCGACGGCAACGTCGAAGAACTGATCCCCCTCTGGCTTGAGGCCGGCATCAACTACATCTACCCGATGGAAGTCGCGGCGGGGATGGACGTGGTGGCGTTGCGGAAGAAGTTCGGCCGCGACCTCATCATCGGCGGTGGGATGGACAAACGGGTCCTCGCCTGGGGCGACCGCGCGGCCATTGACGCGATGATTGACGCCAAGCGCGACCTCCTCCTCGAAGGCGGCTACGTGCCCGGCTGCGACCATGCCCTCCCGCCCGACATTTCGTGGGTGAATTTCCTCTACTACCGCGAGCGCCTGGCCTCAATCGCATGA
- a CDS encoding glycoside hydrolase family 127 protein: MLQCSPRVLLCVLCASVVGSAFAAEVPLAQAPLPPGAVSGIGGFLGQRLQGNADYLLKFDVGRFVKMVEEKTYRDWFWIGEQPGKWLEAAILAAEQQGHAELRQKAEEALKRLVAAQEPGGYLGITDPKVRNDLRPLRGMDAYELYFTLHALVTAGERWGSDAALAAAKRLGDFLIATVGPGKAEFFPVPKEVTIAGHPEHFGLEGALLAHPMARLARVAGDAKYLGWSQWVVSRIDRWSGCGTLSNLDKVADGTLRLNEIQPNVHAHTLHMNLLGLLEQARATGDKALVRKAMAAWSEIAASRTYVTGGVSVGETYRAEHDLPNTGSVCETCATMSWLELNARLLELTGDPAHADVIERALWNHLPAAQTADADGWRYHTPLNGWKPEGCFTGPDCCSSSGPRILAMVPGLLYGRTRDGVAINQYVPSTLRTKLASGTELTIRQATDYPTGEKVEIEVSPAKPERFALRLRLPAWCEKPTVTVNDQPVAERPRREPTFAAVAREWRAGDRVTVTLPMEPRWFAGRRGNDGRFCLLRGPLVYALDTVWCDPATRRALVGDAAGDPFPGLAGLLLDAEASGAAITPVETPARAFGPAYRVRVALTDGQRALATMLPFGNIGVWYRDEAERRERTGRRDGYAVWLPEASSGRFRPVDLRGAVNVHSNNGRGLFVSPAFTADCFPFPRYGAHTLRGVPFEVIDPATNGGRNLLILRGGPAEALAAKYPASVKVPVGFRCRAFHFLGGVAGWAFPWAQDRRVGAVVRIRYEDAPSQEVQWISGEHLADYNSKADVPGSVRVLDLGRTHLRLLSLRVSARSKVTELELASGGTIVAPVFAAITAELPED, translated from the coding sequence ATGCTTCAGTGTTCGCCGCGCGTTCTTCTCTGTGTCCTCTGCGCCTCTGTGGTCGGTTCGGCCTTCGCTGCCGAGGTGCCGCTGGCCCAGGCGCCGCTGCCGCCCGGGGCAGTGAGCGGCATCGGGGGCTTCCTCGGCCAGCGCCTCCAGGGCAACGCCGACTACCTGCTGAAGTTCGACGTCGGCCGCTTCGTGAAGATGGTCGAGGAGAAGACGTATCGCGACTGGTTCTGGATCGGCGAGCAGCCGGGCAAGTGGCTCGAGGCGGCCATCCTGGCCGCCGAGCAGCAGGGCCACGCCGAGCTCCGCCAGAAGGCCGAGGAGGCGCTCAAGCGCCTCGTCGCCGCCCAGGAGCCCGGCGGCTATCTCGGCATCACCGACCCCAAGGTGCGCAACGACCTGCGGCCCCTGCGCGGCATGGACGCCTATGAGCTGTACTTCACCCTTCACGCGCTGGTGACGGCGGGCGAGCGCTGGGGCAGCGACGCGGCGCTCGCTGCCGCAAAGCGCTTGGGCGATTTCCTCATCGCGACGGTCGGCCCGGGCAAGGCCGAGTTCTTCCCCGTGCCGAAGGAGGTGACCATCGCGGGGCACCCCGAGCATTTCGGCCTCGAGGGCGCGCTGCTCGCCCACCCGATGGCGCGCCTGGCCCGTGTGGCAGGCGACGCGAAGTATCTCGGCTGGAGCCAGTGGGTGGTGAGTCGCATAGACCGCTGGTCGGGCTGCGGCACGCTGTCGAACCTCGACAAGGTGGCCGACGGCACGCTGCGGCTGAACGAAATCCAGCCCAACGTCCACGCCCACACCCTGCACATGAACCTGCTCGGCCTGCTGGAGCAGGCCCGTGCCACGGGCGACAAGGCCCTCGTCCGCAAGGCGATGGCCGCCTGGAGCGAGATCGCCGCCAGCCGCACCTACGTCACCGGCGGCGTCAGCGTGGGCGAGACCTACCGCGCCGAGCACGACCTGCCCAACACCGGCAGCGTGTGCGAAACCTGCGCCACCATGTCGTGGCTCGAACTCAACGCGCGCCTGCTCGAGCTCACGGGCGACCCCGCCCATGCCGACGTGATCGAACGGGCCCTCTGGAACCATCTGCCCGCGGCGCAGACCGCCGACGCCGACGGCTGGCGCTACCACACGCCGCTCAACGGCTGGAAGCCCGAGGGTTGTTTCACCGGGCCGGATTGCTGCTCGTCCAGCGGCCCGCGTATTCTGGCCATGGTGCCGGGCCTCCTCTACGGCCGCACGCGCGACGGCGTGGCCATCAACCAGTACGTGCCCTCCACCCTCCGCACGAAGCTCGCCTCGGGCACCGAACTCACGATCCGCCAGGCCACCGACTACCCGACGGGCGAGAAGGTGGAGATCGAGGTCTCGCCCGCGAAGCCCGAGCGGTTCGCCCTGCGGCTGCGCCTGCCCGCCTGGTGCGAGAAGCCCACCGTGACGGTGAACGACCAGCCCGTGGCCGAGCGGCCGCGGCGCGAGCCCACCTTCGCCGCCGTGGCCCGCGAGTGGAGAGCAGGCGACCGCGTGACCGTCACGCTGCCGATGGAGCCGCGCTGGTTCGCCGGCCGGCGCGGCAACGACGGGCGCTTCTGCCTCCTGCGCGGCCCGCTCGTCTACGCCCTCGACACCGTCTGGTGCGACCCCGCGACTCGCCGGGCCCTCGTGGGCGACGCCGCGGGCGACCCCTTCCCCGGTCTGGCGGGCCTGCTCCTGGATGCCGAGGCGTCGGGCGCGGCGATCACGCCTGTCGAAACGCCCGCGCGAGCCTTCGGCCCCGCCTATCGCGTGCGCGTCGCCCTCACCGATGGCCAGCGGGCGCTGGCCACAATGCTCCCCTTCGGCAACATCGGCGTGTGGTACCGCGACGAGGCCGAGAGACGGGAGCGGACAGGCCGCCGCGACGGCTACGCCGTCTGGCTGCCCGAGGCGTCGAGCGGCAGGTTCCGCCCGGTGGACCTCCGCGGCGCCGTCAACGTCCACTCCAACAATGGGCGCGGCCTCTTCGTCAGCCCGGCGTTCACGGCCGACTGCTTCCCGTTTCCCCGCTACGGCGCGCACACCCTGCGCGGCGTGCCGTTCGAGGTGATTGACCCCGCGACGAACGGCGGGCGCAACCTGCTCATCCTCCGCGGCGGGCCGGCCGAGGCCCTGGCGGCGAAGTACCCGGCGAGTGTCAAGGTGCCCGTCGGCTTCCGTTGCCGCGCGTTCCACTTCCTCGGCGGCGTGGCTGGCTGGGCGTTCCCCTGGGCGCAGGACCGCAGGGTCGGGGCCGTCGTCCGCATCCGCTACGAGGATGCCCCGTCGCAGGAGGTCCAGTGGATCAGCGGCGAGCACCTGGCCGACTACAACAGCAAGGCCGACGTGCCGGGGTCGGTCCGCGTCCTCGACCTGGGCCGCACGCACCTTCGGCTGCTCAGCCTCCGTGTGAGCGCCAGGAGCAAGGTGACCGAGCTCGAGCTCGCCTCGGGCGGCACCATCGTCGCGCCCGTCTTCGCCGCCATCACGGCCGAGCTGCCGGAGGACTGA